CAGGTGCGCCCTTCCACAGTTGCAACGGATGTGTTCAACAAACTGATTTACGGCGAAAATCATATTTTATCGAATTCGACTCTTGGTACTCCGGAATCTGTTGAGAAGATTACAATTGAAGATTTGAAGAATTTTTACGCGAGTAATTTTTCACCGTCGATTTCACACGTGGTGATTGTCGGAAATATTTCCCAGAAAAAAGCAATCTCGGCCTTTAAATCTTTTGAAAAGAAATGGGGTGCAAAAGAGGTTAAATTCGCTAAGTATCCTGAGCCGCCTGCTGTAAGCAAGTCGCAACTTTATTTTGTAGACGTGCCGAAAGCAAAACAATCTGAAATTCGCATAGGTTATCTTTCTTTAGCCTTCACGGATGCGGACTACTATCCTGCCACAGTCATGAATTATAAGTTGGGTGGCAGCTTTAGCGGTTTCTTAAATCTTATTTTGCGCGAAGAGAAGGGATACACTTACGGCGCTCGTTCACGATTTAACGGCTCCTACCATCGCGGACCTTTTGTCGCCTCGTCAGCGGTTAAATCAAATACGACTTTTGAATCCATGGAAATTTTCAAGGATGAATTGACAAAATACAGACAAGGAATCTCGGCAGAGGATCTGGCCTTTACCAAAAATGCACTGATTAAATCCAATGCCCGTCGTTTTGAGACCTTGGGCGCTTTGATGAGTATGCTGGATAATATTGCCAAGTACAATTTGTCGACGAATTACATCAAAGAGCGCGAAAAAATTGTTCAGGATATGAGCCAGGAAACACACAAACAACTGGCGGAAAAATACATGGTTCCTGATAAGATGATTCATCTGGTAGTTGGCGACGCTGAAACGCAATTGGAAGCGTTAAAGGAATTGGGCTTGGGCGATCCGATTATGTTGGATAGGCGGGGCAATCCGGTTGAAAAAGAAGCGACGACGATGAAGTAATATTCAACATCTGGATTTCCCGAAATCTTATAAAGGATGTCATTTCGAAAAAGCGAAGCGATGTGAGAAATCTTGTTAATGCCATAACTCGTAACAAGATTTCTCGCTTTCGCTCGAAATGACATCAAGGGAAGGGGAAAATGTTAGCAACTAAAACTCAGAGGACCCTTTAATTCAAACACTTTGATACCTCGCCGCTTCCCATCCAAGCAGCGCCTTCTTACGTGCGGTCCCGCCGGCGTAACCGCCAAACTCACCGATTTTTCGAATGACTCTATGACATGGAATGATAAAGGGAATCGGATTGCTGCCCACAGCATTGGCGACAGCACGGACAGCTTTGGGTTTGCCAATATAAGCTGCAACGTCCTCATAAGACACGACTTGTCCAGCGGGAATTTTAAGCAAAGCCTCCCAAACCTTAATTTGGAAATTGGTTCCTTTCAAGAACAAATTGAAAGATTGGGGCTTGCTGCTGCCATTATATGAGATGGCAAACACCCTATTGGCCAGTTTTTTTGTTTCTGAAGCATTTTCGCAAAGTTCTCCTTTTGGCCAGCTTTTTTGGAGGTTTTGAATCTCTTGCTCCGGACCTTCTTTCTTGACGAAAGAAAGCCAGCAAATACCACGTGCGGTTGTTGCCAGCAAAATATCGCCAAAGGGAGTCGGATGAATTCCATATTCAATACGAAGTCCTTCACCCTGATCCTTGAACTCTCCGGGAGTTACTGCTTCGCAATTTACAAACAAATCGTGCAGCCGCCCGGGACTTGACAAGCCGGTTTCAAAACTCACATCTAAAACATTTCTTGATTCCTTTAACAGCCTTTTGGCGTACTCCTTGGTTAAATATTGTAAAAACCGCTTGGGACTTATGCCGACCCAACTACTGAAAAGACGCTGAAAATGGTATTCACTGACATAGACACTATCTGCGATTTCCTTTAAGGTGGGTTGGTGATGAAAATTCTTTTCCAGGAAAATAATGGCTTGCTCGATTCGCTGGTAATCCAAAGATAACTGATGAAATTTCTCAGACATTTTAGTGACCTCCTTTTTTGTTGAACGCAATATAGGAAATCATAGGGAAGTTTACCACCCGATTCTTGCTGTTTGTTTTTGGGCTTTTCAAACTTAAATTGCTCAAGGAAGTAGACTGTTTTTTTTGAAATAATTCTGTACTTTTTTCCAATGTCAGCGAAACAATCTCCAGGTTTGTTAGGTTTGAGATCGCTTCGGCAAAGCTTGTCCTGACCCGGCCGGATGCCCGGCAAGGACGGATATGATTTAGACTTTCGTTCCAGTCAGCAATTAACCTAAAATAGCCTTCAACTTCGCATGACCGGTCCTGCTAACTGGCAGACTTTGTCCGTTGGTCAAGATAATCTGGTAGGACTCCTTGCCAAACAGTTCGATCTGTTTAATGATTGAAATTCTCACAATGTAAGACCGATGCGTTCTGACAAATTCCTTTGGATCCAAATGGCTTTCGAAATACTTCATGGTTTTTTGTTTCAGGAAATCGCCGTCTTTTGAATGCAGCATCACATAATCATCCTGTGCTTCGAGCCAGTACAATTTTCTAACCGGGATGATCGATATTTTGGAACCGGTTTTAACCACAATCCGTTCGAGGTACTCAGCATTTTCGTCCTGGTGGTTTAAAATTCCAGTGACAATTTTATTGCGGGCTGGTTTGTCGTTTGTCAGCGTCAAAGCTCGGTTCATGGCTTCGTCAAATCGTTGGCGCGAGTAAGGTTTGAGCAGGTAATCGGCGGCGCTAACCTCGAAAGCCTTGAGTGCGTATTGATCGTAAGCCGTCGAAAAAACGATCACCGGTTTTTCGGTCAGAAGTTCGAGCATTTCAAATCCGGTTATTTTTGGCATTTGGATGTCCAGGAAAATGATGTCCGGTTGAAACTCCTGAATTGCTT
This sequence is a window from candidate division KSB1 bacterium. Protein-coding genes within it:
- a CDS encoding methylated-DNA--[protein]-cysteine S-methyltransferase, whose translation is MSEKFHQLSLDYQRIEQAIIFLEKNFHHQPTLKEIADSVYVSEYHFQRLFSSWVGISPKRFLQYLTKEYAKRLLKESRNVLDVSFETGLSSPGRLHDLFVNCEAVTPGEFKDQGEGLRIEYGIHPTPFGDILLATTARGICWLSFVKKEGPEQEIQNLQKSWPKGELCENASETKKLANRVFAISYNGSSKPQSFNLFLKGTNFQIKVWEALLKIPAGQVVSYEDVAAYIGKPKAVRAVANAVGSNPIPFIIPCHRVIRKIGEFGGYAGGTARKKALLGWEAARYQSV
- a CDS encoding LytTR family transcriptional regulator DNA-binding domain-containing protein, yielding MAKTLNVVIIDDEVPAREIIKNYLKEYDYITIKAECENGFEGIKAIQEFQPDIIFLDIQMPKITGFEMLELLTEKPVIVFSTAYDQYALKAFEVSAADYLLKPYSRQRFDEAMNRALTLTNDKPARNKIVTGILNHQDENAEYLERIVVKTGSKISIIPVRKLYWLEAQDDYVMLHSKDGDFLKQKTMKYFESHLDPKEFVRTHRSYIVRISIIKQIELFGKESYQIILTNGQSLPVSRTGHAKLKAILG